The proteins below come from a single Acaryochloris sp. CCMEE 5410 genomic window:
- a CDS encoding alpha/beta fold hydrolase, with amino-acid sequence MTSSIPERLLFVQHGWADTNGAMARLGRRVAPANTKIIAPNLGWWRTWLRIEPLVQDVETIATQAISTHPQLPIRVVGHSMGGLIWLEVLHRHPEWWPQIESLILVGSPVSGSDVCRMMDPLEVGLGIARDLGKNRRSIASAIAAQVPTLSIASNTDGGSDGLIMLGATQFDHAHHVVLPDIVHSAQRYDEAIDQAIREFWQSPRQPLLVQPSPELEIIQRLQAVPGMTDAHRRDFEKSKVALSFDSGLTLRLWKNPARVDHVFLACPQGQCLYSGFVGWIHAGALRQTLREIQSEFAGKTTGMA; translated from the coding sequence ATGACGTCTTCAATTCCGGAACGCTTGCTATTTGTCCAGCATGGCTGGGCCGATACCAATGGAGCCATGGCTCGCTTGGGGAGAAGGGTTGCCCCAGCCAATACTAAAATCATTGCCCCTAATTTAGGCTGGTGGCGGACTTGGCTGCGCATTGAACCTTTGGTTCAAGACGTAGAAACCATTGCCACTCAGGCGATCTCGACACATCCCCAACTTCCCATTCGCGTTGTGGGTCATTCAATGGGGGGCTTGATTTGGCTAGAAGTCTTGCATCGCCATCCAGAATGGTGGCCTCAGATAGAATCCCTGATTTTAGTTGGATCACCCGTGAGCGGATCGGATGTTTGTCGAATGATGGATCCCCTAGAAGTAGGGCTAGGGATTGCCCGAGATTTAGGTAAGAATCGACGAAGTATTGCCAGTGCGATCGCAGCTCAAGTCCCCACCCTTTCCATTGCCAGCAATACCGATGGCGGTAGCGATGGCTTAATCATGCTGGGAGCCACCCAATTTGATCATGCTCACCACGTCGTCTTGCCTGATATTGTCCATAGTGCTCAGCGATATGACGAAGCTATCGATCAAGCCATACGAGAGTTTTGGCAATCGCCTCGTCAACCCCTTCTCGTCCAGCCTTCCCCCGAGCTAGAGATTATTCAACGGTTACAGGCCGTCCCTGGGATGACGGATGCCCACCGACGGGATTTTGAGAAGTCAAAAGTAGCCCTGAGCTTTGACTCGGGCTTAACCCTACGGTTATGGAAGAATCCTGCCCGAGTGGATCATGTCTTCCTCGCCTGCCCTCAAGGCCAGTGCCTATACAGTGGTTTTGTGGGCTGGATCCATGCTGGAGCATTGCGTCAAACCCTACGGGAAATTCAATCTGAGTTTGCAGGGAAAACGACAGGCATGGCTTGA
- a CDS encoding diflavin flavoprotein produces MTPSTLTPPSQAAPGKARDVQVVPIAPGTLALRSRSWNRLRFEIEYALERGTTANTYIIKGDKTALIDPPGGSFTEIFFQQLQAISAQSSTAFKPIFGRLWDQLRWVTQQSVDLDNFDFDLQTLDYLVLGHVNANRAETLKVLLDKVPNVTIVCSNPGAAALKTALPDYELNLKIVRSSASDKTLDLGQGHRLQFVRATTPRYPDSLLTYDSATRTLFSDKFFGIHLCSEDAFDHNTTQLREDRRYYFDCLKAPYARQVEVVLDKLAPLAISTYAPNHGPIVRYGVQELTRTYRQWSEEQQKKTSSVAILYASAYGNTATIGQAIARGITKAGVAVQVINCETASPKDIQAVADNCEGFIIGSPTLGGHAPTQIQTALGILLSTVPKSKPTGVFGSFGWSGEAIDLLEGKLRDAGYSFGFDSIKVKFKPTDVTLKTCEEAGTDFAQKIKKAVKAKTRKQGSAQVVTQTTATEQAVGRIVGSLCILTAKQGDVESGMLASWVSQATFNPPGFTVAVAKERAVESLLHTESTFVLNILGEDNYQRTMKHFLKPFGPGEDRFQGIETDTASNGSPILKDSISYLECEVANRMECGDHWVIYATVKNGEVLRSNVKTAVHHRKAGTRY; encoded by the coding sequence ATGACCCCTTCAACCCTCACTCCTCCCTCTCAGGCCGCACCTGGTAAAGCTAGAGATGTCCAGGTCGTACCGATTGCACCTGGGACATTGGCGTTGCGATCGCGCAGTTGGAATCGCCTCCGATTTGAAATTGAATATGCCCTGGAACGGGGAACTACCGCCAATACCTACATCATCAAAGGCGATAAAACAGCCCTGATTGACCCCCCGGGAGGATCTTTTACAGAAATCTTTTTTCAACAGCTACAAGCCATCTCAGCCCAGTCTAGTACTGCCTTTAAACCGATTTTTGGTCGGCTGTGGGATCAGCTCCGGTGGGTTACCCAGCAGTCTGTTGATTTGGATAATTTTGACTTTGATTTACAAACGCTGGATTATTTGGTGCTGGGTCATGTCAACGCCAACCGGGCTGAAACTCTGAAAGTACTTCTTGATAAAGTGCCTAATGTCACTATCGTTTGTTCAAATCCCGGTGCAGCCGCCCTTAAAACGGCATTGCCGGACTACGAACTGAACCTCAAGATTGTTAGAAGTAGCGCCAGCGATAAAACGTTGGACTTAGGGCAAGGACACCGACTGCAATTTGTCCGGGCCACTACCCCTCGCTATCCCGATAGCCTTCTAACCTACGATTCGGCTACCCGCACCCTCTTTTCCGACAAGTTCTTTGGCATTCATCTTTGTAGTGAGGATGCCTTTGACCATAACACCACCCAACTGAGAGAAGATCGGCGCTATTACTTTGATTGTTTGAAAGCCCCCTATGCTCGCCAAGTGGAGGTGGTGCTTGATAAGCTAGCCCCGTTGGCGATTAGCACCTATGCTCCCAACCATGGCCCCATCGTCCGGTACGGTGTTCAGGAGCTGACTCGGACCTACCGACAGTGGAGTGAAGAACAGCAAAAGAAAACGAGCTCAGTGGCGATTCTCTATGCATCCGCCTATGGCAATACTGCCACTATTGGTCAAGCCATTGCCCGCGGGATTACCAAAGCAGGGGTGGCGGTGCAGGTTATCAACTGTGAAACCGCTAGCCCTAAAGATATTCAGGCTGTTGCCGATAATTGTGAGGGCTTTATTATTGGTTCGCCTACTCTAGGAGGCCATGCCCCAACTCAAATTCAAACGGCTCTAGGTATCCTGTTGTCTACAGTCCCCAAAAGTAAGCCTACAGGTGTCTTCGGGTCTTTTGGCTGGAGTGGAGAAGCGATTGACCTACTAGAGGGCAAGCTGAGAGATGCAGGCTATAGCTTTGGTTTTGACTCGATTAAGGTGAAATTCAAGCCCACCGATGTCACCCTTAAAACCTGTGAAGAAGCGGGGACGGACTTTGCCCAAAAAATTAAGAAAGCGGTGAAAGCTAAGACCCGCAAGCAAGGCTCTGCTCAAGTGGTCACTCAGACCACTGCGACTGAACAGGCGGTCGGACGAATTGTCGGTTCCCTCTGTATCCTGACAGCTAAGCAAGGGGATGTTGAGAGTGGGATGTTGGCTTCATGGGTCTCTCAGGCCACCTTTAACCCACCGGGTTTCACGGTTGCCGTAGCTAAGGAGCGAGCAGTAGAGTCATTACTCCATACCGAAAGTACCTTTGTCCTCAATATTCTCGGAGAAGATAACTATCAGCGGACGATGAAGCATTTCCTCAAGCCCTTTGGTCCTGGCGAAGATCGGTTTCAAGGCATTGAGACGGATACTGCTAGCAATGGTAGTCCAATTCTCAAAGATTCCATCTCTTATCTGGAGTGTGAAGTCGCCAATCGGATGGAATGTGGAGATCACTGGGTGATTTATGCCACCGTTAAAAATGGTGAGGTTTTACGATCTAACGTCAAAACTGCGGTTCACCATCGTAAAGCTGGAACTCGCTAC
- the pilM gene encoding type IV pilus assembly protein PilM: MVTSLKSLFSNSNQGVGVELTPDSVNIVQLKQQKQGTNLNTFAAIPIPEGAFQDGRITDPDAIADALRQGITEHKIKAKAAICAVPIGEAVIRLIRLPAELDEMELRDMVLNQEAAIYLPFPREEADVDFQRLGTDIDEDGIERVEVLLVATPKDITENYLNVFQQAGLDLKVLEVSSFSLIRTLRNQLLQFMEGEAVALVNIDFDGTEISIVMDGIPQFNRKVPIGTHHLQNALSRAMNLPGAMGADLLQGMTVPLDVTDNTANNPSSAAILRMLSDLSDELRRSIDFYLNQGENLDITQVFVSGPGASLGQIDEFLTQRLGLTTTLVDPISSLGIQNSDSIPMAQRPALSVVMGLGMREV, translated from the coding sequence GTGGTGACTTCATTAAAAAGTCTGTTTTCGAATTCGAATCAGGGGGTAGGCGTAGAGTTAACCCCGGACAGCGTGAATATCGTTCAACTTAAGCAACAAAAGCAGGGGACAAACCTCAATACTTTTGCGGCAATTCCGATTCCGGAAGGTGCTTTTCAAGATGGACGGATTACAGATCCGGACGCCATCGCCGATGCCCTTCGTCAAGGAATTACAGAACATAAAATCAAAGCCAAAGCTGCCATATGCGCCGTTCCCATTGGTGAAGCTGTCATTCGGTTGATTCGTTTACCGGCCGAACTGGACGAAATGGAGCTGCGGGATATGGTTCTTAATCAAGAAGCAGCCATATATCTGCCCTTTCCGAGAGAAGAAGCAGATGTTGACTTTCAACGGTTAGGAACAGACATCGATGAGGATGGTATTGAAAGAGTCGAAGTACTTCTCGTTGCCACGCCAAAAGATATTACTGAAAATTACCTCAATGTTTTCCAACAAGCAGGTCTAGATCTAAAAGTTCTAGAAGTCAGTAGTTTTTCCTTAATCAGAACGCTGCGAAATCAACTCCTCCAATTTATGGAAGGAGAAGCAGTGGCACTGGTGAATATTGATTTTGATGGTACTGAAATTAGTATCGTCATGGATGGTATTCCTCAATTTAATCGTAAGGTCCCCATTGGCACTCATCATCTTCAAAATGCTTTGAGTCGGGCGATGAACCTGCCTGGCGCAATGGGGGCAGATTTATTGCAAGGGATGACCGTTCCTTTAGATGTAACGGACAACACCGCCAATAATCCCAGCTCTGCTGCCATCCTGAGAATGTTAAGCGATTTATCGGATGAACTTCGCCGTTCCATCGACTTCTACTTAAACCAGGGTGAAAATTTAGATATTACGCAAGTCTTTGTATCAGGACCAGGTGCCAGTTTAGGACAAATTGATGAGTTTTTAACCCAGCGTTTAGGACTGACAACAACATTAGTCGATCCAATCAGCTCGCTCGGCATTCAAAATTCAGACAGTATTCCGATGGCTCAGCGTCCTGCCTTAAGTGTTGTTATGGGTCTTGGGATGCGGGAGGTATAA
- a CDS encoding uroporphyrinogen-III synthase: MTDLLLSTARLPLGNKRIVITAPRPYAGRLATAIIQQGGLPIVMPTIETYALDPAPDLDHALQQLRDFSWVAFTSRTGIQAVMLRLQQLDIPLFLLNQCHICAIGQDADQLQALGVRVDLIPKESSPAGLVAELAQIPDIDTQRILVPIPQVERIPEPDIVPNFLADLQQLGLTVVSVPAYVTRRLEATAYAVEVEQIRQGKVDAIAFSSTAEISALLQMVDAETLMKHCVIACFGPYTAGNAKDLGLSVDIVSQDFSSFTGFTAAIAQFFHPASADIPRQDPVILP, translated from the coding sequence ATGACGGATCTACTGCTATCGACAGCACGCCTGCCTCTGGGCAATAAACGGATTGTCATTACAGCTCCTCGACCCTATGCCGGACGTCTGGCGACGGCAATCATCCAGCAAGGGGGGTTGCCCATTGTCATGCCCACAATAGAGACCTATGCATTAGACCCTGCTCCCGATTTGGATCACGCCTTGCAACAGCTCAGGGATTTTTCGTGGGTTGCTTTCACCAGTCGCACAGGCATTCAAGCCGTTATGCTGCGGTTACAACAGCTCGATATCCCCTTATTCCTTCTCAATCAATGCCATATTTGCGCCATTGGCCAAGATGCAGACCAACTGCAAGCGCTAGGCGTTCGGGTTGATCTCATTCCCAAGGAATCGAGTCCCGCTGGCCTTGTGGCAGAACTGGCCCAAATCCCTGACATAGACACCCAGCGCATTTTAGTGCCGATTCCCCAGGTGGAGCGGATACCGGAGCCAGATATCGTGCCCAACTTTCTGGCTGATCTGCAGCAATTGGGATTAACCGTTGTATCGGTGCCCGCTTATGTCACACGTCGGCTGGAGGCCACGGCCTATGCCGTCGAGGTGGAACAGATTCGCCAGGGTAAGGTGGATGCGATCGCATTTAGCAGTACTGCTGAAATCTCGGCCTTGCTGCAGATGGTGGATGCCGAAACCCTAATGAAACATTGTGTGATCGCCTGTTTTGGTCCCTATACCGCTGGGAACGCAAAAGACTTAGGGTTATCCGTTGATATCGTGTCCCAGGATTTTAGTTCATTTACAGGCTTTACCGCAGCCATCGCTCAATTTTTCCACCCCGCTTCCGCAGATATCCCTAGGCAGGACCCCGTAATTTTGCCGTAA
- the fumC gene encoding class II fumarate hydratase gives MRIETDSMGSVEVPSHCYWGAQTQRSLKYFAIGDDKMPRAMIRGLGLVKQAAAMVNLTLGRLSPEVANLIVEAATEVVNGRWDDQFPLRVWQTGSGTQSNMNANEVIANLAIELAGGQLGSKDPCHPNDHVNLSQSSNDVFPTAMHIAALEQLVHQLIPQLIDLRDSLGAKASEFDGIVKIGRTHLMDAVPLTLGQEFSGYVTQLEQNLERLQHTLPHLHELVLGGTAVGTGLNTHPEFAERVADQIAELTGLPFVTAPNKFAGLAAHDALVMTSGALKTLACSLVKIANDLRWMASGPRCGLGELSLPANEPGSSIMPGKVNPTQCEALTMVCAQVIGNDTAISFAGSQGNLELNVFKPVIIHNLLHSIRILSDACSAFKAYLVVGVQPNLSQIETYLNQSLMLVTALTPQIGYDRAAQVAKQAYQTGQTLRETCVALGFLTAEEFDQSVQPMQMTHP, from the coding sequence GTGCGGATTGAAACCGATAGTATGGGCAGCGTTGAGGTGCCGAGTCATTGTTATTGGGGCGCACAAACTCAACGGTCCCTAAAATATTTTGCGATTGGTGATGACAAAATGCCGAGGGCGATGATTCGTGGGTTGGGTCTTGTTAAGCAAGCGGCGGCAATGGTGAATTTGACTTTGGGTCGCCTGTCCCCAGAGGTTGCAAACCTGATTGTTGAGGCTGCTACCGAAGTGGTGAATGGTCGATGGGACGATCAGTTCCCATTACGTGTGTGGCAGACCGGCAGTGGCACTCAATCCAATATGAATGCCAATGAGGTAATTGCCAATCTCGCCATTGAGCTAGCGGGTGGTCAGTTGGGGAGTAAAGATCCTTGCCATCCCAATGATCATGTCAATCTGTCTCAATCCTCAAATGATGTGTTCCCAACCGCTATGCATATAGCAGCTTTGGAACAACTGGTCCATCAATTGATTCCTCAGCTGATTGACCTTCGCGATTCCTTAGGGGCCAAGGCCAGTGAATTTGATGGAATTGTCAAAATTGGTCGGACCCATTTGATGGATGCGGTGCCGTTAACGTTGGGACAAGAATTCTCGGGATATGTGACGCAACTGGAGCAGAATCTAGAGCGACTCCAGCATACATTGCCACATTTACATGAATTGGTATTGGGGGGAACAGCTGTGGGGACTGGATTGAATACTCACCCTGAGTTCGCAGAGCGAGTTGCTGACCAAATTGCAGAGTTGACGGGGTTGCCCTTTGTGACTGCCCCTAATAAGTTTGCAGGACTGGCTGCCCATGATGCTTTAGTGATGACGAGTGGTGCGCTAAAAACTTTGGCTTGTAGTCTAGTCAAGATTGCCAATGACTTGCGCTGGATGGCGTCGGGACCTCGCTGTGGATTGGGGGAGTTAAGCTTGCCAGCCAATGAACCAGGGTCGTCCATTATGCCTGGAAAGGTGAATCCAACTCAGTGTGAAGCGTTAACGATGGTTTGCGCTCAGGTGATTGGTAATGACACGGCGATTAGTTTTGCAGGGAGTCAGGGTAACCTAGAGCTGAATGTCTTTAAGCCAGTGATTATTCACAATCTTTTGCACTCTATTCGCATTCTTTCGGATGCCTGTAGTGCGTTCAAAGCCTATCTGGTTGTTGGTGTTCAACCCAATTTGTCGCAAATAGAAACCTATCTAAATCAGTCATTGATGTTGGTGACCGCGCTAACGCCTCAAATTGGTTACGACCGGGCAGCACAAGTTGCGAAACAAGCGTATCAAACGGGCCAAACCTTAAGAGAAACTTGCGTCGCCCTTGGCTTTCTGACGGCTGAAGAATTCGATCAATCTGTGCAGCCGATGCAAATGACTCACCCTTAA
- a CDS encoding 3-deoxy-7-phosphoheptulonate synthase, translating into MYQTADLHVVETRPLISPALLHHEVPLTDTAAALVAETRDRIRNILRNEDQRLLVIVGPCSVHDVDAALEYGKKLAVLREQLSDQLEIVMRVYFEKPRTSIGWKGLINDPHLDGSYDINTGLRLARQLLLDLANLGLPAATELLDPITPQYIADLIAWTAIGARTTESQTHREMASGLSMPIGFKNNTDGSLQAASNAMLAANQPHRFLGINHHGLASIVKTTGNPDTHLVLRGGKQGPNYAAENVEQATKELAKHNLNPRVMVDCSHANANKDHNRQVEVLENVARQLNNSSQRLLGVMIESHLVAGNQPISEDLSQLTYGQSITDACVNFETTTKMLTTLAASVRGADTVSVS; encoded by the coding sequence ATGTATCAGACCGCCGACCTACATGTCGTTGAAACCCGTCCCTTGATTAGTCCTGCTTTGCTCCACCATGAAGTTCCGTTGACGGATACAGCGGCTGCTTTGGTTGCAGAAACCCGCGATCGCATCCGTAATATTCTCCGCAACGAAGACCAGCGTCTCTTAGTGATTGTTGGTCCTTGCTCGGTCCATGATGTTGATGCTGCCTTGGAATATGGCAAAAAACTAGCGGTGCTCCGCGAACAGCTTTCCGATCAGCTTGAAATTGTGATGCGGGTGTATTTTGAAAAACCTCGGACCAGCATTGGCTGGAAAGGGCTGATTAATGATCCACACCTAGATGGCAGCTATGACATCAACACCGGCTTGCGCTTAGCCCGTCAACTCCTGCTGGACTTAGCAAACCTAGGTTTACCCGCCGCCACCGAACTTCTCGACCCGATCACACCTCAATACATTGCCGACTTAATTGCCTGGACTGCCATTGGTGCCCGCACCACGGAAAGCCAAACCCATCGGGAGATGGCTTCGGGCCTATCCATGCCCATTGGCTTCAAAAATAACACCGACGGGAGTTTGCAAGCCGCCAGCAATGCCATGCTAGCAGCGAACCAACCCCATCGTTTTCTAGGCATCAACCACCATGGCCTCGCCAGTATTGTCAAAACCACAGGCAACCCTGACACTCATTTGGTCCTTCGAGGCGGCAAACAAGGCCCCAACTATGCCGCTGAGAATGTGGAACAGGCCACCAAAGAACTCGCCAAACACAATCTGAATCCCAGAGTCATGGTGGACTGTAGCCATGCCAACGCCAACAAAGACCATAACCGGCAAGTCGAGGTCCTAGAAAACGTTGCACGGCAACTCAACAATAGCTCCCAACGGCTGTTAGGGGTAATGATTGAAAGTCATTTAGTGGCTGGGAACCAACCCATTTCAGAAGATTTGAGCCAGCTAACCTATGGACAAAGCATCACGGATGCCTGTGTCAACTTCGAAACGACCACCAAAATGCTAACCACCTTGGCAGCATCGGTTCGCGGCGCTGACACAGTCTCAGTGAGCTAA
- a CDS encoding PilN domain-containing protein has translation MYSIDINLLNDRPEYGQQVVSSANYDSDDKTPLFIGLGVGGAALGLVLIGFGVMSFLNQQLVAEEENLDSELAQLAPKLAEVDDLKLQERQVKEETKALATIFNQIKPWSATLQDIRDRIPPTLQITKIQQKAATPPAQSAGQPQDKAAPVAALSAPTQLTITGQALSFSDVNDLVLTLRKSPFLTVAQTQLMSSERKTDQKTQVSLVQHQLETTINDVPASELLQILNAKGASGLAARIGALKQKGVMNP, from the coding sequence ATGTATTCAATTGATATCAACCTATTAAATGATCGCCCAGAATATGGTCAACAAGTTGTCTCTTCTGCCAACTATGACAGTGATGATAAAACACCATTGTTTATCGGCTTGGGTGTGGGTGGAGCAGCCTTAGGGTTAGTTCTCATTGGCTTTGGCGTCATGTCCTTCTTAAATCAGCAGTTAGTAGCTGAAGAAGAGAATCTAGATAGTGAGCTGGCACAGTTAGCACCAAAGTTAGCTGAGGTCGACGATCTTAAATTGCAAGAACGGCAAGTGAAAGAGGAGACCAAAGCATTAGCAACGATTTTTAACCAAATCAAGCCTTGGTCAGCAACCTTGCAAGATATTCGCGATCGCATTCCCCCCACCTTACAAATCACCAAGATTCAGCAAAAGGCTGCAACACCCCCTGCCCAGTCAGCTGGACAACCTCAGGATAAAGCCGCTCCAGTCGCAGCTCTATCTGCACCGACGCAGTTGACGATTACGGGTCAAGCGCTTTCCTTTAGTGATGTGAATGACCTGGTTTTGACCTTGAGAAAATCACCGTTTCTGACCGTAGCGCAAACACAGCTGATGTCATCTGAACGCAAAACGGATCAGAAAACTCAGGTTTCATTAGTTCAACATCAATTGGAAACCACAATTAATGATGTTCCAGCGTCTGAATTACTACAAATTCTGAACGCAAAAGGTGCATCTGGATTAGCTGCCCGAATTGGGGCGCTGAAGCAAAAAGGAGTAATGAATCCATGA
- a CDS encoding diflavin flavoprotein, with protein MVALGDRNIQSENRLTTQTLEIGDDTTVMRSLDWDRDRFDIEFGLQNGTTYNSYLVRGDKVALIDTSHEKFRELYLSLLQGEIDPAEIDYLIVSHTEPDHSGLVKDVLALAPQAVVVGAKIAISFLEEFVNESINSKIVKNGDQIDIGQGHVLEFLNAPNLHWPDTIFTYDHKTQILYTCDAFGSHFCTDDTFDKDLEALSPDYRFYYECLMGPNARSVLGAMKRMDKLEGINTIATGHGPLLRHNVQELTERYRTWSQEKSKAEQTAAVFYLSDYGYSDRLSQAIARGISKTGVAVEMMDLKVADVQEVQELINYVSAFVVTTPPNSGAYATVAQTAISQMLAAAKNKQIFGAFESYGGDDQPIDPLLTRFKDIGLKEAFGAIRVKDKPTETIYQACEESGTDLGQKLTQKDNIKKIKEIDGDLEKALGRLSSGLYILTAQKGDLKGAMLASWVAQASFEPLGFTVAVAKDRAIESLMQVNDTFVLNVLEADNYATLMTHFLKRFPPGADRFAGVKTRTAENGSPILADALSYMECKVASRMECSDHWLVYSEVTVGKVSKPDSLTAVHHRQVGTYY; from the coding sequence ATGGTAGCACTAGGCGATCGCAACATACAATCCGAAAACCGATTAACCACTCAGACCCTGGAAATTGGGGACGATACCACCGTGATGCGCTCCTTAGATTGGGATCGCGATCGCTTTGATATCGAGTTCGGGTTACAAAACGGCACCACCTACAACTCCTACCTGGTTCGGGGCGATAAAGTCGCCCTGATCGACACTTCCCATGAAAAATTTCGGGAATTGTACCTCAGCCTCCTCCAAGGTGAAATCGATCCAGCTGAAATTGATTACCTAATTGTTAGCCATACCGAACCAGACCATAGCGGCCTGGTTAAAGATGTTTTAGCCCTCGCCCCCCAGGCTGTGGTGGTGGGTGCCAAAATCGCCATCAGTTTTCTGGAAGAGTTTGTCAATGAATCCATCAACAGCAAAATTGTTAAGAATGGCGACCAGATAGATATAGGTCAAGGCCACGTATTGGAATTTCTCAATGCTCCGAATTTGCACTGGCCTGACACCATCTTTACCTACGATCACAAGACCCAAATCCTCTATACCTGTGACGCCTTTGGCTCTCACTTCTGTACCGATGACACCTTTGATAAAGATTTAGAAGCCCTCTCCCCCGACTATCGGTTTTACTATGAATGTCTGATGGGACCTAACGCTCGCTCCGTCTTGGGTGCGATGAAGCGGATGGATAAGCTAGAAGGTATCAACACCATTGCCACGGGACATGGTCCTTTACTCCGTCACAATGTCCAAGAATTAACGGAACGATATCGCACGTGGAGTCAGGAGAAATCCAAAGCTGAGCAAACGGCTGCAGTCTTTTATTTGTCCGATTACGGCTACAGCGATCGCCTCTCCCAAGCCATTGCCCGGGGCATTTCCAAGACCGGGGTTGCCGTCGAGATGATGGATCTCAAAGTTGCCGATGTGCAGGAAGTCCAGGAATTGATCAACTACGTCTCCGCTTTTGTGGTGACGACGCCCCCTAACTCAGGAGCTTATGCCACAGTAGCCCAAACGGCGATTAGCCAGATGTTAGCCGCTGCCAAGAATAAGCAGATCTTTGGGGCCTTCGAGTCCTATGGTGGTGATGATCAGCCTATTGACCCCTTACTGACTCGGTTTAAGGATATCGGTTTAAAGGAAGCTTTTGGGGCTATTCGGGTCAAGGATAAGCCGACAGAAACGATCTACCAAGCCTGTGAAGAATCAGGGACTGACTTGGGGCAAAAGTTGACGCAGAAGGACAATATCAAAAAGATTAAGGAGATTGATGGTGACCTGGAAAAAGCTCTAGGGCGCTTGAGCAGTGGCTTGTATATCCTTACCGCTCAAAAAGGCGATCTAAAGGGGGCGATGCTCGCCTCCTGGGTGGCTCAGGCTAGCTTCGAACCCCTTGGGTTCACGGTGGCTGTGGCAAAAGACCGTGCTATTGAATCCCTAATGCAAGTGAACGATACCTTTGTTCTGAATGTTTTAGAGGCCGATAACTACGCGACCTTAATGACCCATTTCCTCAAGCGATTTCCACCGGGAGCTGACCGATTTGCAGGGGTCAAAACCCGGACCGCCGAAAATGGCTCTCCCATCTTGGCCGATGCCCTCTCCTATATGGAATGCAAAGTAGCGAGCCGGATGGAATGCAGTGACCATTGGTTGGTCTATAGCGAAGTGACCGTCGGTAAAGTCTCGAAACCCGATAGTCTGACAGCGGTTCACCACCGTCAGGTGGGAACCTATTATTAA
- a CDS encoding nuclear transport factor 2 family protein, with protein MQDEQVILDANAAFYRAFEKKDLAAMQKVWSHGIASICVHPGRGELKGWDAIESSWQKIFKNTAYLEIDTKIITVNRSGDLAYVVLIEKVLQVAQRRQQKAESMATNIFERMGQDWYLVHHHGSPIVS; from the coding sequence ATGCAAGATGAGCAGGTTATTCTTGACGCCAACGCCGCTTTTTATCGCGCTTTTGAGAAAAAAGATCTAGCAGCCATGCAAAAAGTATGGTCCCACGGCATTGCTAGTATCTGTGTTCACCCCGGTCGAGGGGAATTAAAGGGGTGGGACGCCATTGAGTCATCTTGGCAAAAAATCTTTAAAAATACCGCCTATCTAGAAATTGACACCAAAATCATTACGGTCAACCGCAGCGGGGATTTAGCTTATGTTGTGCTGATCGAGAAGGTGTTGCAGGTGGCTCAACGCCGCCAACAAAAAGCTGAATCCATGGCCACTAATATCTTTGAGCGCATGGGTCAAGACTGGTATTTAGTCCATCATCATGGAAGTCCAATTGTCAGCTAG